In Juglans microcarpa x Juglans regia isolate MS1-56 chromosome 4S, Jm3101_v1.0, whole genome shotgun sequence, a single window of DNA contains:
- the LOC121262707 gene encoding uncharacterized protein LOC121262707: protein MFLCGMAIALLGSRCHAPSVMLANFIATRIELRYLCLPLLFNGMATIETPFIFQSLQLLGWLVVAAPFILATLYVILLPCRHYLTTLLGQHGCHIYLSASFKVVVVLVRPAVRIGSQLFS from the exons ATGTTTCTATGTGGGATGGCTATTGCATTGCTTGGATCTCGTTGCCATGCCCCAAGTGTAATGCTGGCAAACTTTATTGCAACTCGGATAGAGTTGAGGTACTTGTGT CTTCCACTGCTGTTTAATGGCATGGCCACAATTGAAACTCCATTTATCTTTCAATCTTTACAGTTGTTGGGATGGCTTGTAGTGGCTGCACCCTTTATCCTGGCAACCCTTTATGTAATTCTTCTTCCGTGCAGGCATTATTTGACGACCTTGCTTGGGCAGCATGG GTGCCATATATACCTGAGTGCCTCATTTAAAGTTGTTGTCGTCCTTGTACGACCTGCTGTAAGAATTGGAAgtcaattattttcataa
- the LOC121262349 gene encoding uncharacterized protein LOC121262349 isoform X1 gives MATETKSSVVRVKPSHQDGSSKAKVDSSSVNKKKIESSNKQPVDSKQKSVTTVVKTEVKSKTASASAKTTTKTTTKVKSKTASASAKTTKTTTRVREKKVYTLPGQKYDPPEEREPLRIFYESLSQQIPTSEMAEFWMMEHGLLSPERAKKAYEKKQRRQKQLRMGTPIKSLKPPSRPESSQKQQQASKNGILKAKKRIINDSDDDDDFILSPKRRKG, from the exons ATGGCCACAGAAACAAAAAGCAGTGTGGTGAGGGTGAAGCCGAGCCATCAAGATGGTTCTTCGAAAGCAAAGGTTGATTCTTCTTCTGTCAACAAGAAGAAGATTGAGAGCTCAAACAAGCAGCCTGTTGATTCAAAGCAGAAATCCGTGACTACTGTTGTAAAAACTGAG GTAAAATCGAAAACAGCATCAGCATCagcaaaaacaacaacaaagacAACTACCAAA GTAAAATCAAAAACAGCATCAGCATcagcaaaaacaacaaaaactacTACCAGAGTAAGAGAGAAGAAAGTGTACACTTTGCCTGGCCAGAAATATGATCCTCCTGAAGAG AGAGAACCACTGAGGATTTTCTATGAGTCATTGTCGCAACAGATCCCCACAAGTGAGATGGCAGAATTCTG gATGATGGAGCATGGCTTGCTTTCCCCTGAAAGAGCTAAAAAGGCATATGAGAAGAAGCAGAGAAGGCAGAAACAACTTCGGATGGGAACTCCTATTAAATCTCTAAAACCACCAAGTAGACCTGAGAGTTCACAGAAGCAGCAGCAGGCATCAAAGAATGGCATTTTAAAAGCtaagaaaagaataattaatGACAGCGACGACGACGACGATTTCATTTTGAGTCCCAAGAGAAGGAAAGGGTAA
- the LOC121262349 gene encoding uncharacterized protein LOC121262349 isoform X3, with product MATETKSSVVRVKPSHQDGSSKAKVDSSSVNKKKIESSNKQPVDSKQKSVTTVVKTEVKSKTASASAKTTKTTTRVREKKVYTLPGQKYDPPEEREPLRIFYESLSQQIPTSEMAEFWMMEHGLLSPERAKKAYEKKQRRQKQLRMGTPIKSLKPPSRPESSQKQQQASKNGILKAKKRIINDSDDDDDFILSPKRRKG from the exons ATGGCCACAGAAACAAAAAGCAGTGTGGTGAGGGTGAAGCCGAGCCATCAAGATGGTTCTTCGAAAGCAAAGGTTGATTCTTCTTCTGTCAACAAGAAGAAGATTGAGAGCTCAAACAAGCAGCCTGTTGATTCAAAGCAGAAATCCGTGACTACTGTTGTAAAAACTGAG GTAAAATCAAAAACAGCATCAGCATcagcaaaaacaacaaaaactacTACCAGAGTAAGAGAGAAGAAAGTGTACACTTTGCCTGGCCAGAAATATGATCCTCCTGAAGAG AGAGAACCACTGAGGATTTTCTATGAGTCATTGTCGCAACAGATCCCCACAAGTGAGATGGCAGAATTCTG gATGATGGAGCATGGCTTGCTTTCCCCTGAAAGAGCTAAAAAGGCATATGAGAAGAAGCAGAGAAGGCAGAAACAACTTCGGATGGGAACTCCTATTAAATCTCTAAAACCACCAAGTAGACCTGAGAGTTCACAGAAGCAGCAGCAGGCATCAAAGAATGGCATTTTAAAAGCtaagaaaagaataattaatGACAGCGACGACGACGACGATTTCATTTTGAGTCCCAAGAGAAGGAAAGGGTAA
- the LOC121262349 gene encoding uncharacterized protein LOC121262349 isoform X2, with product MATETKSSVVRVKPSHQDGSSKAKVDSSSVNKKKIESSNKQPVDSKQKSVTTVVKTEVKSKTASASASAKTTKTTTRVREKKVYTLPGQKYDPPEEREPLRIFYESLSQQIPTSEMAEFWMMEHGLLSPERAKKAYEKKQRRQKQLRMGTPIKSLKPPSRPESSQKQQQASKNGILKAKKRIINDSDDDDDFILSPKRRKG from the exons ATGGCCACAGAAACAAAAAGCAGTGTGGTGAGGGTGAAGCCGAGCCATCAAGATGGTTCTTCGAAAGCAAAGGTTGATTCTTCTTCTGTCAACAAGAAGAAGATTGAGAGCTCAAACAAGCAGCCTGTTGATTCAAAGCAGAAATCCGTGACTACTGTTGTAAAAACTGAG GTAAAATCGAAAACAGCAT CAGCATCAGCATcagcaaaaacaacaaaaactacTACCAGAGTAAGAGAGAAGAAAGTGTACACTTTGCCTGGCCAGAAATATGATCCTCCTGAAGAG AGAGAACCACTGAGGATTTTCTATGAGTCATTGTCGCAACAGATCCCCACAAGTGAGATGGCAGAATTCTG gATGATGGAGCATGGCTTGCTTTCCCCTGAAAGAGCTAAAAAGGCATATGAGAAGAAGCAGAGAAGGCAGAAACAACTTCGGATGGGAACTCCTATTAAATCTCTAAAACCACCAAGTAGACCTGAGAGTTCACAGAAGCAGCAGCAGGCATCAAAGAATGGCATTTTAAAAGCtaagaaaagaataattaatGACAGCGACGACGACGACGATTTCATTTTGAGTCCCAAGAGAAGGAAAGGGTAA